Proteins encoded together in one Pantoea sp. CCBC3-3-1 window:
- a CDS encoding DUF29 domain-containing protein — protein MGARYDSDVVAWASEQAALLRAGKLSQIDIENIAEEIEDVGKSEKRELASRMAVLLAHLLKWKFQPTHRGKSWELTIKGQRDLIVRRLNKTPSLKNALSDPEWLADVWFDARADASKETGIGLDIFPEDSIWATDAILSSEFYPD, from the coding sequence ATGGGCGCACGTTACGATTCAGACGTAGTTGCCTGGGCCAGTGAACAGGCAGCTTTACTGCGTGCCGGAAAGCTCAGTCAGATTGATATTGAGAACATCGCCGAGGAGATTGAAGACGTGGGCAAAAGTGAAAAGCGTGAGCTGGCCAGCCGTATGGCTGTCTTACTGGCCCACCTACTTAAATGGAAGTTTCAGCCTACCCATCGTGGTAAAAGCTGGGAGTTAACCATTAAAGGACAGCGTGATTTGATTGTCCGTCGTCTTAACAAGACGCCGAGCCTCAAAAACGCGCTTTCTGATCCTGAATGGCTTGCGGATGTCTGGTTTGACGCCCGCGCCGATGCTTCTAAAGAAACGGGTATTGGTCTCGATATCTTCCCTGAGGACAGCATCTGGGCAACAGATGCAATTCTCAGCAGCGAATTCTACCCGGACTGA
- a CDS encoding PilL N-terminal domain-containing protein — protein sequence MKRNTSHNIFSPGRLAAALSLLLLAGCVSQPQKLQQRAPADPAPGTTVTRNVQPVTPDEYARTPEVVRYDRYLLVSTDPQAAQRDPLSQIIDIRIPSSLHPTVADALRYALRQSGYSLCATGSANGVLYRQALPAVQYQLGPMRLRTALQVLAGPAWQLEVDDVQRVVCHSLRDGYQLPVSQLPPPVSTWSTPAPSAVSQPAISAPQSFPVKPVSGGFLRK from the coding sequence ATGAAACGTAATACCTCTCACAACATATTTTCACCAGGCAGGCTTGCTGCGGCTCTTTCCCTGCTGCTCCTTGCGGGCTGTGTTTCCCAGCCGCAAAAGCTGCAACAGCGTGCGCCTGCCGACCCGGCACCCGGCACCACCGTCACCCGCAACGTTCAGCCGGTCACGCCGGATGAGTATGCGCGGACGCCGGAAGTGGTGCGCTACGATCGTTATCTGCTGGTCAGTACCGATCCGCAGGCGGCCCAGCGTGACCCTCTTTCCCAGATTATTGATATCCGTATCCCCTCATCCCTGCACCCTACTGTGGCGGATGCGCTGCGTTATGCCCTGCGCCAGTCGGGTTATTCCCTGTGCGCGACGGGCTCTGCCAACGGCGTGCTTTACCGCCAGGCATTGCCGGCGGTCCAGTACCAGCTGGGCCCGATGCGCCTGCGTACTGCCCTGCAGGTCCTGGCCGGTCCGGCCTGGCAGCTTGAGGTGGATGATGTTCAGCGGGTGGTCTGCCACAGCCTGCGCGACGGCTATCAGCTGCCGGTCTCACAGCTTCCGCCGCCGGTCAGTACCTGGTCCACGCCTGCGCCGTCAGCCGTGTCACAACCGGCCATCAGCGCCCCGCAGTCCTTCCCTGTTAAACCTGTCAGCGGAGGGTTTCTGAGAAAATGA
- a CDS encoding TIGR03759 family integrating conjugative element protein encodes MKLKHTFLAAMLLSPLTQAATTSGQTDVSQQASTQRADSAQQNQQQQAGQWGLSADDYQRYQQLMKGPRGIQSPGLDPLSTLGIEAQTPAERRKFAEKWVKEEFARTQKELDFQREVNAAWQRLYPGALPVNMGNASGVAHDSGGRLALFVRSKDCATCDAKLSAVLADNRPVDIYLVDSQGSDDVLRSWARDHHIPVEKVRKRQVTLNHDGGRWMRFGNGLMPVLLQQAGDGKWAIAAF; translated from the coding sequence ATGAAACTGAAACATACCTTTTTAGCCGCCATGCTGCTGAGTCCCCTGACCCAGGCTGCGACCACTTCAGGACAGACGGATGTCAGTCAGCAGGCATCAACACAACGGGCCGACTCCGCACAGCAAAACCAGCAGCAGCAGGCCGGTCAGTGGGGACTCAGTGCCGACGATTACCAGCGGTATCAGCAGCTGATGAAGGGTCCCCGGGGTATCCAGTCGCCGGGTCTCGATCCGCTTTCCACCCTGGGTATTGAGGCGCAGACGCCGGCAGAGCGCCGTAAGTTTGCGGAAAAGTGGGTGAAGGAAGAATTTGCCCGTACCCAGAAAGAGCTTGATTTCCAGCGTGAAGTGAACGCGGCCTGGCAGCGCCTGTATCCGGGCGCACTGCCGGTCAATATGGGGAACGCCTCCGGCGTGGCGCACGACAGTGGCGGCCGGCTGGCACTGTTCGTCAGATCAAAAGACTGCGCCACCTGCGACGCGAAACTGTCTGCCGTGCTGGCTGACAACCGGCCGGTGGACATCTATCTGGTTGACAGCCAGGGCAGTGATGATGTGCTGCGCAGCTGGGCACGGGACCATCACATTCCCGTGGAAAAGGTCCGCAAGCGCCAGGTCACGCTTAACCACGACGGCGGACGGTGGATGCGCTTTGGTAACGGCCTGATGCCGGTATTACTGCAGCAGGCGGGAGACGGTAAATGGGCAATCGCAGCATTCTGA
- a CDS encoding transglycosylase SLT domain-containing protein → MGNRSILTGALALGVLMAAVPDGHADQTVPEGYVRVATAHGVPPEALYSVSLSESSRKLPRGVRPWPWTINVAGKGYRYETRLQAWQALQVFMKRHPLKRIDVGIAQVNLGWNGHHFASTWDAFDPYTNLNAAATILRECWARKPGSWLDAAGCYHHPAGGQPAARYRAIVRGHLAKISPAPRISAPAAEAPRSVAALTPDPGFVWTEPGR, encoded by the coding sequence ATGGGCAATCGCAGCATTCTGACCGGTGCGCTGGCGCTGGGTGTACTGATGGCGGCCGTCCCTGACGGCCATGCTGACCAGACGGTGCCGGAGGGTTACGTCCGCGTGGCCACGGCGCACGGCGTGCCCCCGGAAGCGCTTTACTCGGTCTCACTGAGCGAGTCTTCGCGCAAACTTCCCCGCGGCGTACGGCCATGGCCCTGGACCATCAATGTGGCAGGCAAAGGGTATCGCTATGAGACGCGCCTGCAGGCCTGGCAGGCGCTGCAGGTCTTTATGAAGCGTCACCCGCTTAAGCGCATCGATGTCGGTATTGCCCAGGTCAATCTGGGCTGGAACGGTCACCATTTTGCCTCGACGTGGGATGCGTTTGACCCTTACACCAACCTGAACGCCGCCGCCACCATTCTGCGTGAGTGCTGGGCGCGTAAGCCAGGCAGCTGGCTGGATGCGGCCGGCTGCTACCACCATCCCGCAGGTGGTCAGCCTGCTGCACGTTACCGCGCCATTGTGAGAGGGCATCTGGCAAAAATCAGCCCTGCACCCCGCATTTCTGCGCCGGCAGCTGAAGCGCCCCGTTCGGTTGCTGCGCTCACCCCCGATCCAGGCTTCGTCTGGACTGAACCCGGGAGATAA
- a CDS encoding integrating conjugative element protein, with protein sequence MKTLSLLLFTLLPLTGHAELNVIADLGGEDAAPYFEAVNKQPGMSTENDTTSSPPTPVLQGEAAMLPVFTPELRPGSVPDRPLQLPGIGALFLIGDDALSREWLKANAGALAEQHAAGMIVNVTDMAAVRELRELAPGVSLVPASGSELALRLQIAHYPVLITDTGLTQQVRP encoded by the coding sequence ATGAAAACGCTGTCCTTACTGCTGTTTACCCTCCTTCCCCTGACCGGCCATGCTGAACTGAACGTGATTGCTGATCTGGGCGGTGAAGATGCTGCGCCGTATTTTGAGGCCGTCAATAAACAGCCCGGCATGAGCACGGAAAACGACACCACATCTTCACCCCCGACACCCGTGCTGCAGGGCGAGGCCGCTATGCTGCCGGTATTCACGCCGGAGTTGCGCCCGGGCAGCGTTCCCGACCGGCCGCTGCAGCTGCCCGGCATCGGGGCGTTGTTTCTGATCGGGGATGATGCTCTGTCCCGTGAATGGCTGAAGGCCAATGCCGGCGCGCTGGCTGAACAGCATGCGGCCGGGATGATCGTTAACGTCACGGACATGGCTGCCGTGCGCGAGCTGCGCGAGCTGGCACCCGGTGTCAGCCTGGTCCCGGCTTCCGGCAGCGAGCTGGCCCTTCGGCTGCAGATTGCGCATTATCCGGTACTCATCACCGATACCGGCCTGACGCAGCAGGTCAGGCCGTAA
- a CDS encoding restriction endonuclease: MVATPLNGLLMAHPYGAVILIALFLVVMLLLNLRRRENASARRHRRYRATAGRVLDKLTRLPGDGQRLTYLRKISPYVFEELLLSAFERQGLTVVRNASYSGDGGLDGQVIIDGEHWLIQAKRYSRAVSPAHVEDFDRLLLQSGRRGLFIHTGRTGKMSRTLRTTSPRLRIISGQRLLAILAGQDVRQYL; the protein is encoded by the coding sequence ATGGTAGCGACACCGCTCAATGGTCTGCTGATGGCTCATCCTTACGGGGCGGTCATACTGATCGCTCTTTTCCTGGTGGTGATGCTCCTTCTGAACCTGCGCCGGCGGGAAAACGCCAGCGCCCGCCGTCACCGGCGATACCGGGCAACGGCGGGGCGGGTACTGGATAAACTGACCCGCCTGCCGGGAGACGGCCAGCGCCTGACTTATCTGCGCAAAATCAGCCCCTATGTCTTTGAAGAGCTGTTGCTCTCTGCCTTTGAACGCCAGGGGCTGACCGTGGTGCGTAATGCCTCCTACAGCGGTGACGGCGGCCTTGATGGCCAGGTCATCATCGACGGCGAGCACTGGCTTATCCAGGCCAAACGGTACAGCCGTGCTGTTTCCCCCGCACATGTTGAGGACTTCGACCGGCTTCTCCTGCAGTCGGGCCGCCGGGGGCTGTTTATCCACACGGGCCGTACCGGAAAGATGAGCCGCACCCTTCGCACGACGTCACCGCGCCTGCGCATCATCAGCGGGCAACGCCTGCTGGCCATTCTTGCCGGTCAGGACGTCCGGCAGTATCTCTGA